The Treponema phagedenis DNA segment TCTTCAGCAAGACGTTCGATGCTTTGATGGGTTTTGCGACTTATTTCAGCTATTCCTATAATTGCACTGTTAATCTTGATTGTATCGGTATTCATAGTATTCATGTTTTCGGTAATCATTGCAGCGATCGATGCCAATTTTTGCATTTCAGTCGAAGTTTCCTTACTACCGGTTAACATTTCCGTTGCTCCATGTTCAACTTCCGTTGTAGCAGTATTGATGCTTTTTATTGCTCGGAGAATTTCCATGCCACCGGCGCTTTGCATTTGCATTGTCTTCATAATAACATCTTCTTGTGTTTTTACTGTTTCGGCAAACTGATAGATATCGGAAAATACGCTTTGTACGGTATCCGATGATTTTCCCAATTCACCTATCATAGCTTTCAATTCTTTCAGCACCATGGTAATTGATTTGCTTTGTCGCGCAGCTTCTTCTGCGAGTTTTCGTATTTCCGCAGCGACGACGGCAAAGCCTTTCCCCTCATTTCCTGCATGAGCAGCCTCTATAGCGGCATTCATAGCTAAAAGATTTGTCTGACTTGCAATGTTTTGGATAATAGTGCTTGCTTCCAATAAACCGTCAGACCGTTCAATAATCATCTTAGTGATCTCAACGGAGTGCATCAAACTTGTATGACCGATATCCGTTGACTCATTCAGACTTTCAACTGTTTCGGTGTTCTCTTCCAAAATATCGGTTACCGCTCTGATATTCGTAACCATTTGTTCTATTGATGCGGAGGACTGTTCAACGCTTGCTGCCTGAGTAGCAATATGTTTATTAAGTTGCTCAACGGTTCGAACAGACTGCTCCATTACAGAAGCTACTTCAGTAATACCGGTTGTTTGACTTAGCACATCATTTTTTACATTTCCGATACTTTCCTCAATTTTTTTTGCAGCAAGCTCCGTTTTGCTTGCATGCTCCGTTAACTCCGAGCCTATCGCTTCCATTTTATCTATATTGTAGGTAACAGTGGCTATTGAATTGCGAATTTTCTTGATTGTCTCATTAAAATAGAGTGCAATATCGGATATTTCATCGTTTCCTCTTACAGGTAATGAAATAGTCAAATCACCTTCACCCTGCGATATGTTTTTTAATGCCATGGCTGTTTTCTGCAATGGTTTTGCTATTTAATACGCAATAACCAGAATAACAAAGCCTGCGCACACAATTGTTATAATGATAACAACACAAACAGATATCATAAATTTATGGACTCCACCCATAAACTCTTCAGTGGGAGCACAAATAACCAAGGTCCAGCCAGTTGTACTGATTTTTGAAAACGCTCCGCTTATTTTTTTCCCGGCAAAATCATAGGTATCGTAATTATACCCGTAATATTGTAATGCTTGTTGTATAAACCGGTCAAAATCTTTGTATGCATTGTCTTGCTTTGCTTTTTCTAAAACATTCAGTTTTTCCTTTACGATTTGCTCATCCTTTCCCGCTATGATAGTTCCGTCGGTTCCTACGATAAAGGCTTCTCCTGTTTTCCCGATAGAGGCATTTTTGATATCGCGAGACAGCATCGCGGCATTTATTTCGGCAACTAAGATATTAATAATTTTCTGCGACACATTGTAAACGGGAATATAATAGTACATTGATACAAAACCGCCCGCAGCCGATGGCTCTGGTTGACTAATAAACATTCCGCCATTCAAAACAGTAGTAACCCCGATTTTTCCGCTATGGTTGACCGCTGTGCCGTCTGTTTGAAAGCCCTTTCCCGATGTATCCAAAATAAAAAGCTTGGTGATAAAATTTTTGGTATTTTTTACCGCCTCATATCTGAGCGAATGCGCTTTTTCACTTACATTGAAATTAGGGTCGCGCACAGTTTCGTTTCTTGCAATAGTTTCCAACTGCCGATATAAACTTTGCAGGTTTACATTAACTATTTCCGATAAATTGTATGCTTGTAAAGTAAGTCGCTCCGTAACATTATCCGTTAACGCTTTGTATGATGTAAGTAAAAAAACAGCACTTATTAACGCTATCGAAAATAGCAGTACGATACCAAAATAAAAAACTAATTTAATTGTAATTGAATGTTTTCTTTTTTCTGCTCTCCCCATATTTTATCTCCATTTATATTTGTATAAATCCGGCTGAAAGTGAGTATTATTATATTCACACACGAGCAATTATTTTCGGTTTTCTCATCGTATAAAACCACCTCAGTGATGAAAAATGTAAAAACCGTAGTGCATATTTTAAATATGACATAAAGAGGAGACTTGTTATCAAACAGTTGAAAACTTGCCTTCTTCAAAATATCACTATAATATTACAGAAATTATATCATAAAGCCATATAAAGTCTACCAAAAAATATATTTTTAAATAAAATATTACGGTATCATTTAAAGCTCCACATAAAAATAAGCACAAAAACAAGAATCTATGTGTTATAAAACGATTTGTAAAAGAGAAAATCAGGTGAATTAAGAGGAAGTTTAGATAAAAATATTTTTAAACTGTTAAAATATTTTTTATAGTACTATTGCACCCTGCCGCAGAAGTTTTGGCTCGCTTCCTGAAATATCAACGATGGTTGAAGCAAGCCCCGTAATCTTTCCCGCATCTACGATCAAAGAAACATCTTGCTGAAATTCTTGTTTGATTTCTTCTATATCTGTCAGGGGAGGAAAACCCGATCTATTCGCACTGGTGGAGTAAATAGGCTTTCCGGTTTTTTCTACCACTTCTCTAAGCCAATTATCATTTGGGCAGCGAAAAGCCTGTGTATTTCCGTTTTTCAGCCTCATAATTAGCGTAAGCGGACCCGGCCATAAAGATAAAAACTTTTGGGGAATAGAAATATCGGTATATTTTTTATAATCTTCAGGTTTGGCAATGAGGGCGATAAATTGCTTAGAAGCGTTTCGGCCTTTTATTGCAGCAATTTTATCCGCCGTTTCCGGCATAATACCTGAAAAACCGTAAATTGTATCGGTTGGGATAATAACAATTTTTTTTTCGCGCAAAAGCTCGGCGGTAATATCAGCCGAATTACCATCAATTTTTGAAACAATCATTTTTTGATTCCAAATAGCATTTCCAAAATAAGAATAATAATCCCCGCAGAGGCTGCAAGACTTTTACAAAAATCATCACTCAAAGTATACGGCTTTGTAATCTTAAACGATGTCCCTGCAGTAAGTTGTTGTGTAAAGCTTCCCGAAAAATTTGTCGGCTTAATAAGAAACTCTCCATCCCTCACATAACCTAACTGATTTGCATAGACCTCAATTGTGTCTTGGTCAAAAGAAAGATTATCTATTATAATTCCAAGCTCTTTGGTAGTTTCCGCTAAGGCTTCAACATGATATTTTAAGGCATCTCGCTGCATTTGCATTTGTTTCATTGCAAAAAAACTTTTTTGCCCGAAAAAAAGAGACAAAAACCCGTATAGCCCGACGGCAACAAAAACGGGAAAAATTATTTTCAAATACAACTTCATATCATTCTTTAGTTACGGCATATTCGGACTTTCCTTTAAATAATATTGAAAAAAAACAAAAAGTATTATATACTTATGATGTATATATTTTATGCCGATATACGTTATAACAATCCGATATTAACGTGGAGAAAAGCATGGCTTCAGATTATGAAAAAAAAGATTCAATAGATGATTTCTCTTTCCCGGTGCATTTTGATGACAACTCAAAACTTGATATGTATGGAGTTTGGATAAAAAAAAGCGCTCGTGATGAGTCAGATAAAGATTTTCAAGCAATAGAAAACAATAAAGATGCGAGCAGTCCGGCGGACGATATTGAAAATTTGTCTGATTTTGCCGTATCTTTTCCCGAAGAAGAACAAGGCATACATTCCGAAGAAAACTCATTTATACAGGAAAGCAGTAATCATGCTGATGGACAAGGAGATGATATGGCAGCTATGGATATTAACGGATTTGAAACACTGGATCTCGATGATTTTTTAGACGATTCTTTTGACGATTCATCCCAATCCGATCAAGCATCTCAGTCGGATGAACAAGATAAAACTCCTATTAAAGAGGCAGATTTCACTCCCGTTGAATTTTCTATGGAAGATTTTGAAGCGGAAATTAGCAGACCGAACGAAGAGGAAGAGGGAGAAGATCCTCACGCTCCGGTAGATATTGATATAGACTTCAGTCCCGCAGCAAGCACGAACACGGAAACTTCTGAAGGAGACGATAGTTTAAATACAATTACGGAAATTCATTTTGACCTTCCCGATTCTTCACCGAGCTCAAGTTCCAATTCCGCTATAAAGACCGAATTTTCTGAAGCATCCGAATTTGACGATCTTCTTGACGGGCTTGGCTCTTCTTCGGCAAGTACAACAGTGAATGTGCCTGATAAAAGAAAATCGGAAATCAATTTGAATGTTGATATTGAAGATGCAGGTGAATCCAAAGCTGAAGAATTTGAATTTGCCAAAACGGATATAGAGTCTGTTGATATTTCCATTTTTGACAATGATCCCGTTGTGCCTGAGGTAGCGGTAAAAGCGGAAGAACCCGATAAGCCAAAACAGGAAGAACCGGAAGAAAAACTGTCGGCTGTAAACATTGAAGTTCCCGAAACCGACATGTTTTTTGATGATGTCGGTGCTTTAACCGATGACCTTATGAAAGAAGAAATTGCTTCCACAGAAAACAGTCTGGATTCAGTACCTGAGCATCACGCAGCCCAATCGCTCGAAACTGAAAATCTTTTACGAAAAATTGCGGAAGAAATTGCCGGCATTAAAACCGAATTGGCTGACCTTAAGAAACAAGTAAATGAACAAGCGACTGCCCCACTCATCCACAAAGATGATGTCATCCAAACGGAAGAGAAAAAACCCGCGGCAAAAAGCTCGGGTTTCTTCTCCGATGATGATACGGATGAAACAATTGCGCTTACCGGAGATGAACTTAACAATATCTTAATCACGGCGGATTTTACCGAAGAAGCAAATACGGAAGAATATGAAATCCCCGAATTCCTTGATTCGACGAATGAAAACCTTGCTGCACAGGAAATAGAAAATACGGAAGAAAAGAGCGAGCTTGAAGACTTTAAGCCTGCACATATTGTTCCGAGCGGAGATGACCTTAGTTATCTTGATGACCAAAGTGATATTCCCAATGATGAAACAATGCTGGGATCGGTTGCTGACGATTACATTACAAAACCGGATTTTGAATCGGAAGTTTTGGAAGAACCTGAAGATTTAACGATTGAAGCCCTTAATTTTGAAACTGATAATATTGCAGATATACAAAAAGAGACTGATGAAGCTCCGGTGCATGCGGACGATTTGAGCGATATCGACTTTTTAACTGAAGATATATCGGAAATCCCCGCAGAGCAGGAAATTGAATTACCTGAAATTGAATCTCAAGAGTTAACTGATTCTGAAGCAAATGAAGTTTCTTCTTTGGCTGAAAAAGATGCCGCTTTTTTTGATGAAACCCTGACAGATAAAATACCTGTTCACACGGAAGAGATCAAACCTGAACCGGCACAGTCGGAAACTGCAAGTATGCCTCTACAATTGAAAGAAGAAATCAAATCGGTTTTAAGTTATATGGACAGACTGCTTGAAAGCTTGCCGGAAGAAAAAATAGAAGAGTTCGCAAAATCCGAATATTTTAACACGTATAAACGCTTGTTTGATGAACTGGGAATTTCCTGATGGGTTTAATTGCAAAAGCGGAAATATTACGCGGTTCCGTATTTTTTGATACGGAAAAAAATTCGCTGTACGGAGAGCTGGAACGAAAATTTGCCGAACTTCGAGATGCGATAGGAATTGAGCGCGCAGGGTTTTTATATCCCGATGAAAAAAAGACTTTTGCACTCCATTTTGCGTTTGGTCTTGATATCACAACGCTACTTAGGATGGTAATACCCTTCAATACAATAAAAAATGTTTTACCGCAAAATAATTGGATATGTATTGAAGGTGCCAACTTGGAAGCTTTGCGTGTGTATTTTTCTTCTCATGAATTTGCTTCTTTAAAACGTCTGTATCTTTATCCGATAAAAATACAGAATATTTCACTGTATATTATCTTTTTTGATTCTCTTTTAAATGTTGCCGGAAAAAATTTTCAACCTGAGAAGGCGGCAACGCTTATTAAAAATTTTCTCCCCTCTCTTAAAAAGGCTTTTTCAGTTATAAAAATAACTAAGTTGATTTACCCTTTTCAAAAAGGTCAACGCCTTATAAAAGAGCGAATTGATGCGGCAATAATGGCAGAGAATACCGCAAATCTTTTTACCTTAAATACCAGCGCTGTTTTTCCAAATATTATTCGTCTGCACGGAGACATCAGTAAGTTACGCCTTTATTATGCGCTTATCAATCGGTTAATGGTTTTGGTTGGCACCTCAAATTTGTTTTTATTTGAGTCCGATCTCCAAATGCAAATTGTTATTTTTTCCGTCTCTCCGATTGATGCAGAGTTGTATATAACGCAGTTGCGTCAATCAGTGCAAGAAATTTTCGGTTTAAGTGTTGCGGAAAAACTTTTAATTGCTTCTAAAGGCAACAGCAAAGACTCTGAAGAAGTGTTGAAATTTCTTCACTTAAAAGGCTGATGATTCCGCAGGTTGCCCTACATTCAAAATACAACCCGCAAAAAGAGGCTGAAACCTTTGCCGGCTCTATCAAAACAAATCCTGCAATAATCGTTATTAGCGAACCGGGAGAATCCTATGCAGCGGAATCTTTGCGCAAAAGGTTTCCTTCTGCAAAACTGATTGCTTTACGGTATAGTCAAACTCTTTTTTCAGAAAGTGATTTTCTTTGGGATTCGGTTTGGAGACCGCAGGCAGGAAGCCTTGAATTTTTTTTAATTCAAAATATTCACGATGAAGAGTTATCCAATACGATTTTTATTCCTTGGAAGCCGGCGGATCGGGCTTTTCCCAATGAAGCAAAGCTCGTTTGGCAAGGAATTGCAACCGCCATTAAAATGATTCAAAGTGAGATGGCAACAAGGACATTTTTTGGGAAGCGCTGGCTTGCCAATATTTTGCGTAACAGCATGTTTGCAGAACAGGTAATCGATTTTTCTTTTTATGCCGAACGGGTGATTTTTGCTGCCGCAGGGCAAAGCCTTGAAAAATGCCTGAGCAAAAAGACTGGGGCTCCGATTGCGGCAGTTTCTTCCGCGCTTTCTGCATTGGCATATCGCGGGGTAAAACCTATCTTTTGCGTAAGCACCGATGGCGGTTTTTGGGCTGCCGCCCATTTAAAAAGAATTGCCACTGATATTCCGGTTTTGTTCCCACTTGAGGCAGCTATTCCTTCTAATGTATTAATAAATAATCCGCTTTCTTTTTTAAATTACGGATCAAAAACCGAATCTTTTTTCTTAGATGCGTTTCAAGCTCCGTCGATATCAGCACAGCGGAATGGAAGCGTTTCAGGTACGATGGCAGAGCTCTTATTTAATTTCAGAATAAAGAAGATATACCTTTGCGGGCTTGATTTAGCTGAAGGCAAAGGATTTCAGCATGCACGTCCTCATGCATCGGGTATTGCTAAAACATTTAGAACGATGCCTCTCGCATCAATTATTGCAAAAGGCGGAAATCCTCAGTCTTTAGAAATTTATGCAAACTGGTTTATGCAGCTGCCTAAGGAAAAAACCGATTGCCTCATACGCGTGGGCGAAGAAGGAAGAGCATTACCTTCAATAAAAACAATATCGCTAAAAGCGTTTTTAACGCAGATGCCGACCGTTATGCCGCAGATACGGACTCAGACGATTAAAAAAATATCAAAAAAAGATCGATTCGCCCTTGTGCATACATATCTTTTATTACTTGAGAAAACTGCAAAATTAAAAAACGGTGCGACTAAATTTTTAGAGCGAGGTATAGAAAAAGAGGCGGCTGAATTTCTTGCCTATCCGGAACTTTTGGTAGCGATAAAAAATCGAGGAACAAAAGAGCGTTCAATCGCCGCTCAAAAACTTTGTGAAAAAGTATCTGTGGAAATAAAAAAATTACGACAAAGGTTGCAGATACATGAATAAAATTTTTACCGAAAATATAGCAGCATTAAAAAAAGAAAATACTCGACTGGCGGACATACTCGAAAAAACCGAGTCAAATTCCGCGTATTCAAACGTATTCGTCGCAAAGTCGGGAGAACTTGTTCCTCTTTTAAAAAATGGAAAACCCCTACACTCAAAATATGATCCGAAAAAAGAAGCACAAAATCTCTTGCCCAAAGAAAGTTGCTTTGTACTTTTTTGCGGAATAGGCTCCGGTGTTCAAATCAAACTCTTTTTAGAAACCTTTCCTCAAGCTTTTTGCGGAGTTTGCGAAGCTGATTATCCGACACTTCGCTCAGCTTTTGACTGCATTGATTTTACTGAAATCATTGCAAACAAAAGATTGTATTTTTTTGCGCCTATAAGCGTACAGCGTTTGCCCCAAGAACTTGCAGAGCGATACCTTCCAGCAATGCACGGTAATTTTTCGGTATACAGCCTAAGCGCATGGACCCGATTTTTCCCCGAAGAGATAAAACTTTTTTCCCATCTTGTGGATGCGGCTCTGGACAAAATACGGGCTGATTATTCCGTACAAGCGCATTTCGGAAAGCTTTGGCTGCGGAATGCTTTTATCAATTTACAAACAGCGGCAAAAATATGTCCCTGCCTGCCGAAAGTTTCTTTAAGAACTCAGGCAGCTGTTTTGGGTGCAGGACCGAGCTTGGAAGAAGGTATTAAAAAAATACAATCAGAGCGAAGCGCATACACAGTTTTTGCAACCGACACTGCCTTTCCCGCCTGTATAAAACAAAAGCTGATTCCTGATTTTTTTATCGGTATCGACCCTCAGTATCTTTCATATGCGCATTCATTTCCGCCTCTTCCAAAAAACACAACGGCGATCTTTGATCTTTGCGCCTGCCCCTCTGCTATTACTCCTTTTATTGAAAACAAGAATCCGCTTATTTTTGCCGCCGGAGGGCATCCCCTTGCGCAACTTGCTGCCGAGTATTCTCCGTTTCCGTATATGGAAACAAGCTCGGGAACTGTTACCATTGCCGCCTTATCGGTTGCTTCAAGCTTGGGATTTACAAAACCGCTTACCTTCGGCGCGGACTTCGCCTACATAAACGGAAAACCGTATGCACGCGGAACCTATCTTTTTGATTTATATCAAAAAAAAGCGGTACGGACGGCACCGGCGGAAACTTCTTTTTCCGCCCTTATGTTCAGAACTCAAACAAAAAAAATAACAAGCGATTCGGGCATCACGTACACAACCGATGTGCTTACCCGATATAAAAAATCATTTCTTTCTTTTTCCTCCGAAAATATTTGGAAAAAAGAAGACTTCAGCGCATTTCCTTACAATGAGTTTATACAGTTTTTCTTAAAATCGTTAAAAGAGGAAAGGCACGAAACCAGCCTTGCGCTTCTGCCTTTTTTTGCATGGTATAAACTTAAAAAAAAGAAAAAAGGAGAAAACCTCGATAGTTTTTCTATCAGAGAACTTGTCTTTGGGGAAATTCTACGATATACTAAACTGAAATGAGTAAGATTTCTATACGCATATATGCGATTTTTGTAACTGTTGTAATAGTTTTTACCATATTGTGGTTTGCCTTATCGGTGTCAAGTGCGGTGCAAAAAAACACCGAAGGGGCACGAGTCTTTTTTTCGCAGACAGCGCAACGTTTTTTTTCTCTGATTTCTCCTGAAAAACCCGTTACACAGGCAAATATAGAAGAGATAAAAAAAATTTGTGAAGATAGCGGTGTGATACTTGCTTTACATATCGCAAGTCCGCAATCGAAATTATTTAACTGGGCAAAAGACGGTGAAGGCTTTAAATACAATAAAGATAATGAACTTGAACTAAGTGATAATCCGCTTTTTGTAAAAGTTTTTTCAGGGCAACTTGGAGAAAATCAGTCTTCCATATTGACTTTTACTGCTGCAATAAATATTTTGCCGACGGAATTTATCTTTGCGCGATTTAGAGCAGTTTTCTTTATTGTTTTATTTCTTGCGTTACTTTCCGCTATTTTGCTCTCTTTGCAATATATCTATCTGCCGGCTTCTACGAAAAGAGTTCAAAACAAGGAAAAAGAAAAGTTTTCTTTTGAGTCCGCCGAACCTGCGGCCACATCGACAACATCGCAAATGTATTCGCAGGACTCTAATGAAAGTACCGACTCGTATGACAGCTCTAAAAAAGAAGCCTTTTCATTTGCAAAAAAAGATTCGGATCTTACTTTAGATTCATTAGATAATTTAAATTTGTATAAAGACTATCCTGAAAATAATTTTTTTGATGATCAAGAGTTTTCAAAAACAAATACAGAGACTGCGCCTGACCAAACCGACAGTACAACAGTTGAGGCTTCAGCGTTTGATGAGCCGATAGAAGAAAATGATCAGCGAATGGAACTGGGACTGTTTACACCGATAACAGGAATTGGCTGGGAATCCTATCTTTCCGAACGATTGGAAGCTGAGTTGGGCAGGGCAACAGCATCCGATAATGATCTTACGCTGATGCTGATAAAAATACCGGGGGTTGTGCAAGAATCAGAGCTTGCCGTAAATATTTCCCATCGATTAGTAGAAACTTTTCAGTTTAGAGATATGATTTTTGAATTCGGCAATGACGGTTTTGCCGGCATTTTGCAAGATACCAGTCTTGATGAAGCTATGCCGCTTGCAGAAAATTTGCGTGCCGATATTCTTCAAATCGAAGGTTTAGATACAGAGGCGCAGGTCTTTATCGGGATTACCACAAGAACAGCCCGCCTTACTTCTGCTGAAAGACTTTTAGAAGAAGCCTCCGGGGCATTGCAGAAAGCGGAAGAAAGCTCAGGTGCAAATCCCATTATCGCTTTCAGGGTTTCCGCAAGCCGCTATTAACTAATGAAAAAAGCACACAAGGTTTTGTTCTTGCTAAAAATCGCTGTGAATTTTTGCATTTTGACTATGGTACGTTTGCTTACCCTTGCTCAATTCCAAAGGATGTTTTGCCTGACACTCCAACGTAAACAGGCAAAACTCGTAGGCGAAGTTACAGTAAATTTTCAAAACTTCGCCCGTGCTCAATTTCAAAACGATGTTTTAAAGCATCAACACTATTTTGTAAAATTGAAGCTTTAAAACTCGTTGGCGAAGCGGAGGCAAATTATTAACGCTTTGCCCTATGGTAAGTTTACCCACCGTTGTCAAAACTCAGAACAGGCACAGATGGCAAAATCAGAACAATACCAAACGATGTTTTAAAGCATCAACACAAAATTGTAAAATTCAAGCTTTTAAACTCGCAGCACTGATTTAATCAAGAA contains these protein-coding regions:
- a CDS encoding methyl-accepting chemotaxis protein codes for the protein MQKTAMALKNISQGEGDLTISLPVRGNDEISDIALYFNETIKKIRNSIATVTYNIDKMEAIGSELTEHASKTELAAKKIEESIGNVKNDVLSQTTGITEVASVMEQSVRTVEQLNKHIATQAASVEQSSASIEQMVTNIRAVTDILEENTETVESLNESTDIGHTSLMHSVEITKMIIERSDGLLEASTIIQNIASQTNLLAMNAAIEAAHAGNEGKGFAVVAAEIRKLAEEAARQSKSITMVLKELKAMIGELGKSSDTVQSVFSDIYQFAETVKTQEDVIMKTMQMQSAGGMEILRAIKSINTATTEVEHGATEMLTGSKETSTEMQKLASIAAMITENMNTMNTDTIKINSAIIGIAEISRKTHQSIERLAEEVKKFKI
- a CDS encoding cache domain-containing protein; translation: MGRAEKRKHSITIKLVFYFGIVLLFSIALISAVFLLTSYKALTDNVTERLTLQAYNLSEIVNVNLQSLYRQLETIARNETVRDPNFNVSEKAHSLRYEAVKNTKNFITKLFILDTSGKGFQTDGTAVNHSGKIGVTTVLNGGMFISQPEPSAAGGFVSMYYYIPVYNVSQKIINILVAEINAAMLSRDIKNASIGKTGEAFIVGTDGTIIAGKDEQIVKEKLNVLEKAKQDNAYKDFDRFIQQALQYYGYNYDTYDFAGKKISGAFSKISTTGWTLVICAPTEEFMGGVHKFMISVCVVIIITIVCAGFVILVIAY
- a CDS encoding L-threonylcarbamoyladenylate synthase, with protein sequence MIVSKIDGNSADITAELLREKKIVIIPTDTIYGFSGIMPETADKIAAIKGRNASKQFIALIAKPEDYKKYTDISIPQKFLSLWPGPLTLIMRLKNGNTQAFRCPNDNWLREVVEKTGKPIYSTSANRSGFPPLTDIEEIKQEFQQDVSLIVDAGKITGLASTIVDISGSEPKLLRQGAIVL
- a CDS encoding FtsB family cell division protein, with protein sequence MKIIFPVFVAVGLYGFLSLFFGQKSFFAMKQMQMQRDALKYHVEALAETTKELGIIIDNLSFDQDTIEVYANQLGYVRDGEFLIKPTNFSGSFTQQLTAGTSFKITKPYTLSDDFCKSLAASAGIIILILEMLFGIKK
- a CDS encoding 6-hydroxymethylpterin diphosphokinase MptE-like protein produces the protein MIPQVALHSKYNPQKEAETFAGSIKTNPAIIVISEPGESYAAESLRKRFPSAKLIALRYSQTLFSESDFLWDSVWRPQAGSLEFFLIQNIHDEELSNTIFIPWKPADRAFPNEAKLVWQGIATAIKMIQSEMATRTFFGKRWLANILRNSMFAEQVIDFSFYAERVIFAAAGQSLEKCLSKKTGAPIAAVSSALSALAYRGVKPIFCVSTDGGFWAAAHLKRIATDIPVLFPLEAAIPSNVLINNPLSFLNYGSKTESFFLDAFQAPSISAQRNGSVSGTMAELLFNFRIKKIYLCGLDLAEGKGFQHARPHASGIAKTFRTMPLASIIAKGGNPQSLEIYANWFMQLPKEKTDCLIRVGEEGRALPSIKTISLKAFLTQMPTVMPQIRTQTIKKISKKDRFALVHTYLLLLEKTAKLKNGATKFLERGIEKEAAEFLAYPELLVAIKNRGTKERSIAAQKLCEKVSVEIKKLRQRLQIHE
- a CDS encoding 6-hydroxymethylpterin diphosphokinase MptE-like protein, producing MNKIFTENIAALKKENTRLADILEKTESNSAYSNVFVAKSGELVPLLKNGKPLHSKYDPKKEAQNLLPKESCFVLFCGIGSGVQIKLFLETFPQAFCGVCEADYPTLRSAFDCIDFTEIIANKRLYFFAPISVQRLPQELAERYLPAMHGNFSVYSLSAWTRFFPEEIKLFSHLVDAALDKIRADYSVQAHFGKLWLRNAFINLQTAAKICPCLPKVSLRTQAAVLGAGPSLEEGIKKIQSERSAYTVFATDTAFPACIKQKLIPDFFIGIDPQYLSYAHSFPPLPKNTTAIFDLCACPSAITPFIENKNPLIFAAGGHPLAQLAAEYSPFPYMETSSGTVTIAALSVASSLGFTKPLTFGADFAYINGKPYARGTYLFDLYQKKAVRTAPAETSFSALMFRTQTKKITSDSGITYTTDVLTRYKKSFLSFSSENIWKKEDFSAFPYNEFIQFFLKSLKEERHETSLALLPFFAWYKLKKKKKGENLDSFSIRELVFGEILRYTKLK
- a CDS encoding GGDEF domain-containing protein, with the protein product MSKISIRIYAIFVTVVIVFTILWFALSVSSAVQKNTEGARVFFSQTAQRFFSLISPEKPVTQANIEEIKKICEDSGVILALHIASPQSKLFNWAKDGEGFKYNKDNELELSDNPLFVKVFSGQLGENQSSILTFTAAINILPTEFIFARFRAVFFIVLFLALLSAILLSLQYIYLPASTKRVQNKEKEKFSFESAEPAATSTTSQMYSQDSNESTDSYDSSKKEAFSFAKKDSDLTLDSLDNLNLYKDYPENNFFDDQEFSKTNTETAPDQTDSTTVEASAFDEPIEENDQRMELGLFTPITGIGWESYLSERLEAELGRATASDNDLTLMLIKIPGVVQESELAVNISHRLVETFQFRDMIFEFGNDGFAGILQDTSLDEAMPLAENLRADILQIEGLDTEAQVFIGITTRTARLTSAERLLEEASGALQKAEESSGANPIIAFRVSASRY